The Paenibacillus sp. FSL R7-0345 DNA segment TGATCTGGAACAAGAGCTGTACTGCAATGACCGGTTTGAGCATGGGCAGTGTTATATTCCAGAACTGGCGGAGCTTATTGGCACCGTCAATTGTAGCCGCTTCATAAATATCTTCAGGAATCGTCTGCAGTCCGGCCAGGAAAATGACCATCAGGAACGGCCAGCCCCGCCAGATGGTCGGGATAATAATCGCCCAGATGGTATTGGGTCCCAGCAGCCAGAATGGCTTGTCGTTGAAGATATGCAGGACATCGACCAGGAAATAGTTGATAATGCCGTTCTGCTGCCACATGAAGCCCCAGAGCACGCCGACAACATAAGACGGGATGACCCAGGGTAACAGCATAGCTGTGCGGGCAATGCCGCGGCCGGGAAAATCCCGGTTCAGCAGCATGGCCATCATCAGCCCCATAATCATTACACCAATTGTTACAATAACGGCATAGATGGCTGTGTTGCGAATTGCAAAATTCAGCCCCTGACGGACCGGATTATCGGAGTTAAACAGCAGTCCGATATAGTTGTCCATTCCCACAAACGGAGCTTTCAAGTATTTGACCAGCGTGAATTGGTTCAGCTTCAAAAATGACATCCAGATTCCCTGCAGCATCGGGAGCAAGTGCACCAGCATCATGAAGATGATAGTCGGCACCATTAGCATATAAGCGAACTTATTATCTTTGACCCGCTTTCGCCACAGTCCGCGCTTGCCGGAAGGGGCTTTTGCCGGAAGTTTATTTTCAGTATGGAGTCCCATCTCTTATCCCTCGCTTTGTGTATGAAAGAAACCGCCGTGCCCTGATCGCGCGGCGGCCTCTCTGCATTCAAGTCGTTATTGATTAATAATAGCTTTGACTTCAGAAGCCGCGGAATCCAGCTCCTCCTTGATGCTCTCTTTGCTGTATTTGCCCTTTACGCCGGCAACAATATCCCAGACGTTAGCAAAATGCTTCTGCAGCGCCGTTTCCGTTGGGCCCCATTGCGGGATGGCCGGATACGTTCTGCCGTATTTGGTTGCTTCCGAGAATGCTTTCATGTTGGCATCCAGATCCGGTGATTCCAGAAGAGACAACTTTGCAGGGAGCTGACCGGATACCTGTGCATAGGCTTTCTGCGCCTCATCCGAGGTCAGGTATTTGATAACCTCCCAGGTGGCTTCCTTGTTCTTGGAGCCGCTGAACACGGTCAGCTCGCTGCCGCCGACAAAGGTTGCCTGTCCGCCGGGACCGGCCGGAAGCGGAGCTACCGCAAAGTTTTTGGCCGCCTTCTTGTCATCCATACCCCCGTTAGCTTTTGGTGTGGCAAAGTTCTTGGCGAGCCAAGGTCCGGAGATGATTACCGCTGACTTGCCGTCGCCGAAATCGCTCTCAATCTGTGAAGAGTTCTTTTCAAGCGAAGACTTATCGACTAGGCCTTCATTCGCAAGCCCTGTGTAGAACATAACACCTTCCAGGCCCTTCTCTTCATTGAAGACTACATTCTTGTTGTCCTCAGACAGAACGTCGCCGCCTGCCGCCCAGATCCATGGGAAGATGTTATGCACAACGTTCCAGTCGTTTTTACCCGGAAGTCCCAGTGCAGCGATCTTCTTGCCGTCCACTGTTTGTCCGTTCACTGCTTCCAGCGCGCTCTTGAAGGAATCCCAATCCTTGAACGCGGTTTCCGTATTTACCCCGGCCTGCTCAAATACATCAGTCCGGTAGTAGATCGCCCGTGCATCAACAAACCAAGGGATGCCGTATACCTCGCTGTCACCCGCGATGGATGTCGTTTTCCAGATAGCCGGCAGGAAGGCTTCGGCACCGCCCACGTCAGCCACTTTATCGGTCACCTTGTCAATGCCGCCCATGCTGGCAATTGCCGGTACCCAGGTCGATCCAAGCTGAAGAATATCGGGGCCTTCACCGCTTGTAGCCGCGGTTGTGATCTTGGTCCAGGCGGAGCCCCAGTCCAGGACGGTTACTTTTACAGTGACATTCGGATGCTCTTTCAGGTACGGATCAAGGGTCTGAAGGAAGTCCGCATCCGGTTTGGGACTGTTCGGCATCACCCAGGCATTCAAGGTAACCGGCTTTGTACTTGGGGCCGCAGATGCCGTAGCCTCGCTGGATCCTTTCTGCTCTCCTCCGTTGTTAGAAGAATTTGAAGAATTGTTATTGCCTCCGCAACCGCTGACGGCCAATGAAAATGCCATAAGCAGCGCACTGATGGATACCGCTGTCTTTTTCACAATAAATCTCCCCCATTGTCATTTGAAGATCAGGGAGAACGGCTGCCCGTCCCCCATACTCTGATTATAAGAGCGTTTCTGGCCGCTCTAAATACCAAATCCCAAGCCTGTATAACAAATTATTAAGCATGCTCAGGGTGCAGCTACCGTTCCGTTGTTCGTCAACACAATATCATCAACCTCTACCGCAAGGTGACCCGTGCCTCCGTCAGCAATATTCCCCAGCTCAAATGAAATCCGGCCGATGGCTGTACTGCCTCCAGTGACATCAAACTCAAGCGTATACTCCGCATACTCCGTACCAAGGTCAACAATTTTACTTGCATACCCGTGCCAGGTGTAATTATTTGCGGCATCCAGCCAGCCGATACTGATGTTCATTTTGCGCGGTGCCTCCGCCTTCGCTTTAAAAGTGAGGGTATAATGATTCCCTTCGTTATAGGCCACACCCTCGTAATACACCTGCCGGTCCCAGCTGTTCGCTCCTGTAGAGCCCACCTGCATCCGCAATGCCCCGTTCACATTACCAATCGATAACTCTCCGCTGTCAGAGGAATAGGAGCTCCAGCCCTGGATCGGAGCTGAGAAATCTCCATTCGGGATCAGATTCTCGCCGTAGGCTTCTCCGGCAATCACCGGGTTTACCTGAAGCAGGGAAATGTTGCCGAGGGAGACAGTATGTGCTCCAA contains these protein-coding regions:
- a CDS encoding sugar ABC transporter substrate-binding protein, with protein sequence MKKTAVSISALLMAFSLAVSGCGGNNNSSNSSNNGGEQKGSSEATASAAPSTKPVTLNAWVMPNSPKPDADFLQTLDPYLKEHPNVTVKVTVLDWGSAWTKITTAATSGEGPDILQLGSTWVPAIASMGGIDKVTDKVADVGGAEAFLPAIWKTTSIAGDSEVYGIPWFVDARAIYYRTDVFEQAGVNTETAFKDWDSFKSALEAVNGQTVDGKKIAALGLPGKNDWNVVHNIFPWIWAAGGDVLSEDNKNVVFNEEKGLEGVMFYTGLANEGLVDKSSLEKNSSQIESDFGDGKSAVIISGPWLAKNFATPKANGGMDDKKAAKNFAVAPLPAGPGGQATFVGGSELTVFSGSKNKEATWEVIKYLTSDEAQKAYAQVSGQLPAKLSLLESPDLDANMKAFSEATKYGRTYPAIPQWGPTETALQKHFANVWDIVAGVKGKYSKESIKEELDSAASEVKAIINQ
- a CDS encoding sugar ABC transporter permease translates to MGLHTENKLPAKAPSGKRGLWRKRVKDNKFAYMLMVPTIIFMMLVHLLPMLQGIWMSFLKLNQFTLVKYLKAPFVGMDNYIGLLFNSDNPVRQGLNFAIRNTAIYAVIVTIGVMIMGLMMAMLLNRDFPGRGIARTAMLLPWVIPSYVVGVLWGFMWQQNGIINYFLVDVLHIFNDKPFWLLGPNTIWAIIIPTIWRGWPFLMVIFLAGLQTIPEDIYEAATIDGANKLRQFWNITLPMLKPVIAVQLLFQIINNVYSYNIVSTMFGNGAGYPGEWGDLLMTALTRQSFGYWSFGSGSAASMMLMFVMLMVVGVWYRAFRSELNAQ